In Pleurocapsa sp. PCC 7319, the following are encoded in one genomic region:
- a CDS encoding HhoA/HhoB/HtrA family serine endopeptidase, producing MTQSKIWKKATSSLSLILLGSGIALGGNYLINSPQSFAQNSDNDALTNKKELVEETTEIAVNLPQNYVSEVVKQVGDSVVRIDASRKVSTNAPAMFNDPFFRQFFGSQMPDFPQEQIQRGMGSGFVVSSDGLIITNAHVVEGSEEVEITLKDGRTFKGEVMGTDPMTDVGVIKIDAENLPTVKIADSNQLQPGEYAIAIGNPLGLDNTVTTGIVSATGRSSAQVGVGDKRVNFIQTDAAINPGNSGGPLLNAKGEVIGVNTAIIQGAQGLGFAIPINQARDVADQLVTKGKVDHPYLGIQMVAITPEFQEQLKASGEKSQITEKEGVVIMDVVADSPAEKAGLKIGDTIKKVDGESVLQPDEIQKLVQKAKVGDELPIQLIRDGQKVDLEIKVGILPAPQSTPR from the coding sequence ATGACACAATCGAAAATCTGGAAAAAAGCAACTTCTTCTCTATCTTTGATTCTTCTAGGTAGCGGTATCGCTTTAGGTGGTAATTATTTAATTAACAGTCCTCAAAGCTTTGCTCAAAATTCTGACAATGACGCTCTTACTAATAAAAAAGAATTGGTAGAAGAAACAACTGAAATAGCAGTTAACTTGCCTCAAAACTATGTCAGCGAGGTGGTTAAGCAAGTAGGAGATTCAGTGGTGCGGATTGATGCTTCTCGTAAAGTATCTACTAACGCTCCTGCAATGTTTAATGACCCGTTTTTTCGTCAATTCTTCGGTTCTCAGATGCCCGATTTTCCCCAAGAACAAATTCAACGCGGCATGGGATCGGGTTTTGTAGTCAGTTCCGATGGTTTGATTATCACTAATGCTCACGTCGTCGAAGGAAGCGAAGAGGTGGAGATAACTCTCAAAGATGGACGTACCTTCAAAGGTGAAGTTATGGGTACAGATCCGATGACCGATGTGGGGGTAATCAAAATTGATGCCGAAAACTTACCTACGGTAAAAATTGCCGACTCCAATCAACTTCAGCCTGGAGAATATGCGATCGCGATCGGTAATCCGCTAGGATTAGACAATACCGTGACTACAGGCATCGTTAGTGCTACTGGTAGAAGCAGTGCCCAAGTCGGTGTAGGCGATAAAAGAGTCAACTTTATTCAAACCGATGCTGCCATCAATCCTGGTAATTCTGGAGGTCCTTTGCTCAATGCTAAAGGCGAAGTAATTGGAGTTAATACCGCTATCATTCAGGGCGCACAAGGATTGGGTTTTGCTATTCCTATAAATCAAGCCAGAGATGTTGCCGATCAGCTAGTGACAAAGGGTAAAGTCGACCATCCCTACTTAGGAATTCAAATGGTAGCAATTACCCCTGAGTTTCAAGAACAGCTTAAGGCCAGTGGCGAAAAGTCACAAATTACCGAGAAAGAGGGAGTGGTAATTATGGATGTAGTCGCTGATTCTCCTGCGGAGAAAGCTGGCTTGAAAATTGGCGATACAATCAAAAAAGTCGATGGTGAATCAGTATTGCAGCCTGATGAGATTCAAAAATTGGTGCAGAAAGCCAAGGTAGGAGATGAATTACCAATCCAACTAATACGAGATGGTCAAAAGGTAGATCTCGAAATTAAAGTTGGAATCTTACCTGCGCCTCAATCGACGCCAAGATAA
- a CDS encoding DUF3611 family protein, which produces MQDKLNSPNLPSKQKFAGVFRLLGQISYWIHLILGATSAIILGLIVFSRRLGAPDNNTAISISIIFTVGSLVVLGIRIFLAWRYNRLAKKLQSVVPEEQPNRTEIVNVLRIGLAVSLLGLILAFVASETTVVSIIAQAIAQPQSSPIYEPQQAIETADLFLDFVNVTILGAHALGTINSLGLLNWITKE; this is translated from the coding sequence ATGCAAGATAAATTAAATTCTCCTAACCTACCTTCCAAACAAAAGTTTGCTGGCGTTTTTAGACTCTTGGGTCAAATTAGCTATTGGATTCATTTAATTTTGGGGGCGACATCAGCAATTATTTTGGGACTAATTGTATTTAGTCGCAGGTTAGGCGCACCTGATAACAATACCGCTATCAGTATTAGTATTATTTTTACGGTTGGTAGTTTAGTCGTATTAGGGATTAGAATTTTTTTAGCTTGGCGTTACAATCGTTTGGCAAAGAAATTACAAAGTGTTGTTCCTGAGGAACAACCAAACAGAACTGAAATAGTTAACGTATTGCGTATCGGATTAGCGGTTAGTTTATTGGGCTTAATATTAGCGTTCGTAGCTTCGGAGACTACGGTAGTTAGTATCATTGCTCAAGCGATCGCCCAACCTCAAAGTTCGCCAATATATGAACCTCAGCAGGCAATTGAAACAGCCGATCTGTTTTTGGATTTTGTCAATGTAACCATCTTAGGGGCACACGCTCTTGGAACAATCAATTCTTTGGGATTACTCAACTGGATTACAAAAGAATAA
- a CDS encoding ABC transporter ATP-binding protein, whose translation MNQQVILELKNIIKLFPQSKDIAVDDVSLSLHQGDLLGLVGPSGCGKTTLLRIIAGFENLSQGKVSIAGQLVSDKSHCLPPEKRNTGMVFQDYALFPHLTVRENIAYGLKKQKTEGNQSIFGRSSLTQKQIKFRVREILELVGLEGVEKRYPHQLSGGQQQRISLARALAPQPALILLDEPLSNLDAQIRHRLRAEIRSILKAANTSAIFVTHDREEALAISDQIAVMRQGKLEQIGMPETVYSQPNSPFVAEFVTQANFLPANRIGQVWETEIGTVPLSTAKKTLDCDRANLMLRQEDIELVPDEYSGIVVTERQFLGREYFYSLATPSGQKINARTTLSNVIEVGTKVSVSIITASKVFPFSSW comes from the coding sequence ATGAATCAACAAGTAATACTCGAACTCAAAAACATAATCAAACTATTTCCTCAAAGTAAAGATATTGCAGTAGATGATGTGAGCCTGAGTTTACATCAAGGAGACTTACTTGGATTGGTAGGTCCTTCGGGTTGTGGTAAAACTACATTATTAAGAATAATTGCTGGTTTTGAGAATTTATCTCAAGGAAAAGTATCAATAGCAGGACAACTAGTTAGTGACAAATCCCACTGTCTTCCTCCTGAAAAACGGAATACAGGTATGGTTTTTCAAGACTATGCTTTATTTCCTCATCTAACAGTTAGAGAAAATATTGCTTATGGTTTAAAAAAACAAAAAACGGAAGGGAACCAAAGTATATTTGGTAGGAGTTCTTTGACTCAAAAACAAATTAAATTTAGAGTCAGAGAAATTTTAGAATTAGTAGGACTTGAGGGAGTAGAAAAACGTTATCCTCATCAACTATCTGGAGGTCAACAACAGCGGATATCTCTGGCTAGAGCTTTAGCCCCCCAACCTGCATTAATTTTATTAGATGAACCTTTAAGTAATCTTGACGCTCAAATTCGCCATAGATTAAGGGCTGAAATTCGTTCAATTTTAAAGGCTGCCAATACATCAGCGATTTTTGTAACTCATGATCGCGAGGAAGCACTGGCAATTTCCGATCAAATTGCTGTCATGCGTCAGGGTAAGTTAGAACAAATAGGAATGCCAGAAACCGTCTATTCTCAACCTAATTCTCCATTTGTGGCTGAATTTGTGACTCAGGCTAACTTCCTTCCTGCGAATAGAATCGGTCAAGTATGGGAAACAGAAATCGGCACAGTGCCTCTTTCCACTGCTAAAAAGACCCTCGATTGCGATCGCGCAAATTTAATGCTTCGTCAAGAGGATATTGAACTTGTTCCTGACGAATATTCGGGAATAGTAGTAACAGAAAGACAGTTCTTAGGTAGAGAATATTTCTATAGTTTGGCAACTCCCTCTGGGCAAAAAATTAATGCCCGTACTACCTTAAGTAACGTAATTGAGGTGGGAACTAAAGTAAGCGTATCCATTATTACTGCATCTAAAGTTTTTCCTTTTTCTTCTTGGTGA
- a CDS encoding YwiC-like family protein codes for MSDSRTLVSTNTQIKNKKTPIWSRPTFSPEHGVILVLFGSFLTGAALAQRWTSSTTLALICAFFTLQVEHPYVVQIKLRKNWKLRYLVWGGVYSSIALSLAIFLWLQSSVLLWLYILVIIGFIVDAIAVIKGKHKSRVNEIIGFATICLSAPLAYGATTGSLSMAAMAIWILNTLFFSSAVYTIKLRRKKTAAFKPGVIYHCTATLIVISLYSLDYLSLVTALSFTLALIKLVVVFGCKEWYRQAKFHSIAIFETRFALLYIAIASISLLPAHLPPN; via the coding sequence ATGTCTGACTCTCGAACATTAGTCTCTACTAATACTCAGATAAAAAATAAAAAAACTCCTATTTGGAGTCGCCCAACATTTTCACCAGAACATGGAGTTATCTTAGTCTTATTTGGCTCATTCTTGACTGGCGCAGCTTTGGCACAAAGATGGACTTCTTCAACAACTTTAGCTCTAATTTGCGCTTTTTTTACTTTGCAAGTAGAGCATCCCTATGTAGTCCAAATTAAATTACGCAAAAACTGGAAACTTCGCTATTTGGTTTGGGGAGGAGTCTATAGCTCAATTGCTTTATCTTTAGCTATCTTTCTCTGGCTTCAATCTTCGGTATTATTATGGCTCTATATTTTAGTAATAATAGGATTTATTGTTGATGCGATCGCTGTAATCAAAGGCAAACATAAATCCAGGGTAAATGAAATCATTGGTTTTGCAACCATTTGTCTATCTGCCCCCTTAGCTTACGGAGCAACTACAGGAAGTCTTTCGATGGCAGCAATGGCGATTTGGATACTTAACACTTTGTTTTTTAGTAGTGCAGTGTACACGATTAAATTACGTCGCAAGAAAACCGCAGCTTTTAAACCAGGGGTGATTTATCATTGTACTGCGACTCTAATTGTGATTAGTCTTTATAGTCTCGACTATTTATCCTTAGTTACTGCCCTATCTTTTACACTAGCTTTAATCAAGCTAGTCGTAGTGTTTGGGTGTAAAGAATGGTATCGTCAAGCCAAATTTCACTCGATAGCCATCTTCGAGACCCGCTTCGCTCTACTCTATATTGCGATCGCATCTATTAGCCTTCTACCTGCTCATTTACCCCCTAACTAA